The genomic segment AGGCGGTGCAGCGGGCGGTCGCCGAGGCGTCGGCGTACGTCGCCGGGGGCGGGGTGGCCGCGGCGGTGCCGGTGCCGCAGCTGGTGCCGGCGGCACCCGGCGGCGAAGCCGTCCCGGCCGGTCCGGCCGGGCCGCCGCCGGACGGCGTGGTCCGGGTCGGCATCCCGGCGGCCGGCGAGGTGATCACCCGGGTCCGCGCCGCGGGCGGCACGGTGGTCGCCACCGGCGGCTGCTTCGACCTGCTGCACGCCGGCCACCTGGCCACCCTCCAGGCCGCCCGGCAGCTCGGCGACGCGCTGGTGGTCTGCCTGAACTCCGACGCCAGCGTCGCCGCGCTCAAGGGACCGGACCGGCCGCTGGTGTCGCAGGCCGACCGGAGCCGGCTGCTGGCCGCGCTCGGCTGCGTCGACGCCGTGGTGGTCTTCGACGAGCCGACCCCGGAGGCGGTGCTCGCCTGGCTGCGGCCGGACGTCTGGGTCAAGGGCGGCGACTACGGCACCGGGGGCGGGGACGAACCCGAACTGCCGGAGGCGGAGGTGCTGTCCCGGTGGGGCGGGCAGACGGTGGTGGTCCCGTACCTGGACGGCCGCTCCACCTCCGGCATGATCGCGGCGGCCAGGTCCCGCCGCCGGCTCACCGGCGGTGCCCGGTGACCGGGCCGACCGGCCTCGGGTCGGTACTGGTCTCCGGCGGTTCCAGCGGCCTCGGCGCGGCCGTCGTCGACGCCGTCCGGGCGGCCGGCGGGCGGCCCTGCGTGCTGGACCGCCGGCCGCCGGCCGCGGACGTGCCCTGGCGGGAGTGCGACCTGGCCGACACCCGGGCCGCCGAGGAGGCGACCCGGGAGCTGGCCGTCCAGGCCGGCGGCCTGGACGGGGTGGTGACCGCCGCCGGGGTGGACGTGCCCGGCCGGCTGGCCGACCTGCCCGCCTCGATCTGGGAACGGGTGGTCACCGTGGACCTGCTGGCCACCGCCGCCGTGGTGCGGGCCGCGCTGCCGTACCTGCAGAGTTCGCACGGCACGGTGGTGACCGTCGCCTCCACCCTGGGCGTCAAGGCGGTGAGCGACGCGACGGCGTACTGCGCGGCGAAGTTCGGGGTGGTGGGCTTCACCCGGGCGCTCGCCGCCGAGCTGGCCGGCACGGTCGGGGTGACGCTGCTGGTGCCCGGCGGCATGCGCACCGCCTTCTTCGACGAGCGCGACGAGCAGTACCGGCCGCCCGCCGAGGCGGCGCTCAACGATCCCGCCGCCGTCGCCTCGGCGGTGCTCTTCGCGCTCGGCCAGCCGGCCGGCTGTGCCGTGCGGGAGCTGGTGGTCTGCGCCGATCGCGAGTCGTCGTACCCATGATCCTGGTGCTCCGGGCGCTCGGGGTCGGCGACCTGGCGACGGCGGTGCCCGCCCTGCGCGGCCTGCGGGCCGCGTACCCGGACCGGACCCTGGCGCTGGCCGCGCCCGGCTGGCTGGCCCCACTCGTCGGCCTGGTCGGCGCCGTCGACCGGCTCATCCCGCTCGACGGCCTGCCCGGCGCCGGGTTGCCGGCGCGGTCGCCGTACCGGGCGGTGAACCTGCACGGCCGCGGACCGCAGTCGCACGAGCTGCTGCTGGCGACCCGGCCCGGCCGGCTGATCGCCTTCCGGTGCCCCGCGGCCGGGCACCCCGGCGGACCGGACTGGACCGCCGACGAACACGAGGTGCGTCGCTGGTGCCGGCTCCTGGACTGGTACGGGGTGCCGACCGACCCGACCGACCTGACGCTGCGCCCGCCCGGCCCCCGC from the Solwaraspora sp. WMMD1047 genome contains:
- a CDS encoding SDR family oxidoreductase, yielding MTGPTGLGSVLVSGGSSGLGAAVVDAVRAAGGRPCVLDRRPPAADVPWRECDLADTRAAEEATRELAVQAGGLDGVVTAAGVDVPGRLADLPASIWERVVTVDLLATAAVVRAALPYLQSSHGTVVTVASTLGVKAVSDATAYCAAKFGVVGFTRALAAELAGTVGVTLLVPGGMRTAFFDERDEQYRPPAEAALNDPAAVASAVLFALGQPAGCAVRELVVCADRESSYP